A single window of Onychomys torridus chromosome 8, mOncTor1.1, whole genome shotgun sequence DNA harbors:
- the LOC118590080 gene encoding ketosamine-3-kinase, translating into MEALLKRELGCSSVKATGHSGGGCISQGQSYDTDKGRVFVKVSSKAEAKRMFEGEMASLDAIMKTETVKVPKPIKVLDAPGGGSMLVMEHLDMRYLSSHAAKLGAQLADLHLENKKLREQLLKEAGTVGKGSEQAERLFVDQFGFDVVTCCGYLPQVNDWQKDWVTFYARQRIQPQMDMVEKRSGDREALELWSALQLKIPDLFHNLEIVPSLLHGDLWGGNVAEDSSGPIIFDPASFYGHSEYELAIAGMFGGFSSSFYSAYHSKIPKTPGFEKRLQLYQLFHYLNHWNHFGSGYRGSSLNIMRNLSK; encoded by the exons ATGGAGGCGCTGCTTAAGCGGgagctgggatgcagctcagtcaAAGCTACGGGCCACTCGGGAGGCGGGTGCATTAGCCAGGGCCAGAGTTACGACACGGACAAAGGACGAGTGTTTGTGAAAGTGAGCTCCAAGGCTGAG GCTAAAAGAATGTTTGAAGGTGAAATGGCAAGTTTAGATGCCATTATGAAGACAGAGACAGTGAAAGTACCTAAGCCTATCAAGGTTCTCGATGCCCCAGGAGGTGGGAGTATGCTGGTGATGGAGCATTTGGATATGCGGTATCTGAGCAG TCATGCCGCCAAGCTTGGGGCCCAGCTTGCAGATCTACACCTTGAGAACAAGAAGCTTAGAGAGCAGCTCCTGAAGGAAGCTGGCACTGTGG GGAAAGGAAGTGAACAGGCAGAGCGGCTCTTTGTGGACCAGTTTGGGTTTGATGTAGTGACATGCTGTGGATACCTCCCCCAG GTAAATGACTGGCAGAAGGATTGGGTCACATTCTATGCCAGGCAGCGCATTCAGCCCCAGATGGACATGGTGGAGAAGAGGTCTGGAGACCGGGAAGCTCTTGAGCTGTGGTCTGCTCTGCAG TTGAAGATTCCTGACCTGTTCCATAACCTGGAAATTGTGCCCTCCTTACTTCATGGAGACCTCTGGGGAGGGAATGTAGCAGAAGATTCCTCTGGGCCCATCATTTTTGATCCAGCTTCCTTCTACGGCCACTCAGAATATGAGCTGGCCATAGCCGGCATGTTTGGGGGCTTCAGTAGTTCCTTTTACTCCGCCTACCATAGTAAAATCCCTAAAACCCCCGGATTTGAGAAGCGCTTGCAGCTGTATCAGCTCTTTCACTATCTGAACCACTGGAATCATTTTGGATCTGGCTACAGAGGATCCTCTCTAAACATAATGAGGAATCTCAGCAAATGA